From Amycolatopsis sp. cg9, one genomic window encodes:
- a CDS encoding glycoside hydrolase family 18 protein, which translates to MRKSIAAVALALAGAAVIAPPAEAGPAQGKVMAYFADWDVYARNYHVKDIETSGSAAKLTHINYAFGNVTGGGCAVGDPWADHDMPYDAATSVSGQADSAEPGALHGSFNQILELKKLHPKLKVLWSFGGWTWSAGFPEAAKNPAAFAESCYNLVNDPRWAGVFDGIDIDWEYPNACGDTCDTSGPKAFTELVKALRAKFGHRLVTAAITADGSKNGKIDATDYGSASRYLDWYNVMTYDYFVAGGQPTGPTAPHSPLRSYPGIPHAGYYADAAIQKLRHQGVPSSKMLLGLGFYGRGWDGVTQQRPGGTATGPAPGTYEAGVEDYKVLKTTCPATGKVAGTAYAKCGSQWWSYDTPETASAKAGYAKSQGLGGVFAWELSGDTANAELLRAIAGRC; encoded by the coding sequence ATGAGAAAGAGCATCGCCGCTGTCGCGCTTGCACTGGCCGGTGCCGCCGTCATCGCGCCACCGGCCGAGGCCGGGCCGGCCCAGGGCAAGGTGATGGCCTACTTCGCCGACTGGGACGTCTACGCGCGCAACTACCACGTCAAGGACATCGAGACGTCCGGTTCGGCCGCGAAGCTGACCCACATCAACTACGCGTTCGGCAACGTCACGGGCGGCGGCTGCGCCGTCGGTGACCCGTGGGCCGACCACGACATGCCCTACGACGCCGCCACGAGCGTCAGCGGCCAGGCCGACAGCGCCGAACCCGGTGCGCTGCACGGCAGCTTCAACCAGATCCTCGAGCTGAAGAAGCTGCACCCGAAGCTGAAGGTGCTGTGGTCCTTCGGCGGCTGGACCTGGTCGGCCGGTTTTCCGGAGGCCGCGAAGAACCCGGCCGCGTTCGCCGAGTCCTGCTACAACCTCGTCAACGACCCGCGCTGGGCCGGCGTCTTCGACGGCATAGACATCGACTGGGAATACCCCAACGCCTGCGGCGACACCTGCGACACCAGCGGGCCGAAGGCGTTCACCGAACTGGTCAAGGCGCTGCGCGCGAAGTTCGGGCACCGGCTCGTCACCGCCGCCATCACCGCGGACGGCTCGAAGAACGGCAAGATCGACGCCACCGACTACGGCAGCGCGAGCCGGTACCTCGACTGGTACAACGTGATGACCTACGACTACTTCGTCGCGGGCGGCCAGCCGACCGGGCCCACCGCGCCGCACTCGCCGCTGCGGTCCTACCCGGGCATCCCGCACGCCGGCTACTACGCCGACGCGGCCATCCAGAAGCTGCGCCACCAGGGCGTGCCGTCGTCGAAGATGCTGCTCGGCCTCGGTTTCTACGGCCGCGGCTGGGACGGCGTCACGCAGCAGCGGCCCGGCGGCACCGCCACCGGCCCGGCGCCGGGCACCTACGAAGCGGGCGTCGAGGACTACAAGGTCCTCAAGACGACCTGCCCCGCCACCGGGAAGGTCGCCGGTACGGCATACGCGAAGTGCGGCTCGCAGTGGTGGAGCTACGACACGCCCGAAACGGCCTCGGCCAAGGCGGGTTACGCGAAGTCGCAGGGCCTCGGCGGCGTGTTCGCCTGGGAGCTGTCCGGCGACACCGCGAACGCGGAGCTGCTGCGGGCCATCGCGGGCCGCTGCTGA
- a CDS encoding putative bifunctional diguanylate cyclase/phosphodiesterase, whose protein sequence is MTVRRYPVAILLVVLTAAVVVVNGFAFWGDTFALWIDDAMQLSAGVTAVVCGVVAARRVRGHQRWWRVLVSVGMAGWSLGQCVWSWYQLVDGRGLPSPSLADVGYLSFPVFALAALVTLARARVRPDRERWQPAQWTAHFGVAVVLDGLIVTGSLFILTWTAALGQLVRATAPDKLTWAVAISYPLSDLVIVVVAVLLVVFDRVDRPYRANLLLAAVGIVALAASDSVFAYLVSIGAESMKPWSDGGFVLGPLFIAFALLATPGTRRRDDANQPVGIDWWQLALPYVPVTAVALLITVQVVAGAGPDAVEVYVGVLVVFLVLARQLLSLLDNRLLLRRVYEGQQQLTHQAYHDPLTGLANRALFADRLDRAVENGPRPLVLIFVDLDDFKEVNDRFGHAGGDVLLHAVAQRLLSCVRAGDTVARLGGDEFAILLEGEVDAPQAVADRIQGVLRRPFAVHGTLVPVRASMGLVVPDPAEPLITSDVLLGRADTSMYAGKRLGKDTTVVYRPSEDGPPDFPAALRRANGGIPAGFGLVFQPIVRLPDANPVAVEALARWTSRDGTSVSPETFVRAAEGAGLGAELDALVLDLACREITAAGVDLTVHVNVCASRLGAEALEESVGASLARYGLPADRLVVEITETVPVPDLAAGADAIRRLQALGVRVALDDFGAGYSSLTVLHALPVDLIKLDRALTTGVQPERDAALCRSLVGLCRDLEVAVVAEGIETAEQAELVTRAGCPTAQGYRFGHPAPLSSLRLSAAPLTAS, encoded by the coding sequence ATGACAGTGCGGCGGTACCCGGTCGCGATCCTGCTCGTCGTCCTCACGGCGGCCGTGGTCGTGGTCAACGGCTTCGCGTTCTGGGGCGACACCTTCGCGCTGTGGATCGACGACGCCATGCAGCTGAGCGCCGGGGTGACCGCGGTCGTCTGCGGCGTCGTCGCCGCCCGGCGGGTGCGCGGGCACCAGCGCTGGTGGCGGGTCCTGGTGTCGGTCGGCATGGCCGGCTGGTCGCTCGGGCAGTGCGTCTGGTCCTGGTACCAGCTCGTCGACGGGCGCGGGCTGCCGTCGCCGTCGCTGGCCGACGTCGGCTACCTCAGCTTCCCGGTGTTCGCGCTCGCCGCCCTGGTCACGCTGGCCAGGGCCCGGGTGCGGCCGGACCGCGAACGCTGGCAGCCCGCGCAGTGGACGGCGCACTTCGGCGTCGCGGTGGTGCTCGACGGCCTGATCGTCACCGGCTCGCTGTTCATCCTGACCTGGACCGCGGCGCTCGGGCAGCTGGTCCGCGCCACCGCGCCGGACAAGCTGACCTGGGCCGTCGCCATCTCCTACCCGCTGTCGGACCTCGTGATCGTGGTCGTCGCGGTGCTGCTGGTGGTGTTCGACCGGGTGGACCGGCCCTACCGGGCGAACCTGCTGCTGGCCGCCGTGGGGATCGTCGCGCTCGCCGCGTCCGACAGCGTGTTCGCCTACCTGGTCAGCATCGGCGCGGAGAGCATGAAGCCGTGGTCGGACGGCGGGTTCGTGCTCGGCCCGCTGTTCATCGCGTTCGCGCTGCTGGCCACGCCGGGCACCCGGCGGCGCGACGACGCGAACCAGCCGGTCGGGATCGACTGGTGGCAGCTGGCGCTGCCGTACGTGCCGGTCACCGCGGTCGCGCTGCTGATCACCGTGCAGGTGGTGGCCGGCGCGGGCCCGGACGCCGTCGAGGTGTACGTCGGCGTGCTCGTGGTGTTCCTCGTGCTCGCCCGGCAGCTGCTTTCGCTGCTGGACAACAGGTTGCTGCTGCGCCGGGTGTACGAGGGCCAGCAGCAGCTGACCCACCAGGCCTACCACGACCCGCTGACCGGCCTGGCCAACCGCGCGCTGTTCGCCGACCGGCTGGACCGGGCGGTCGAGAACGGGCCCCGGCCACTGGTGCTCATCTTCGTCGACCTCGACGACTTCAAGGAGGTCAACGACCGCTTCGGCCACGCGGGCGGCGACGTCCTGCTGCACGCCGTCGCCCAGCGGCTGCTGAGCTGCGTGCGCGCGGGCGACACGGTCGCGCGCCTCGGCGGCGACGAGTTCGCGATCCTCCTGGAAGGCGAGGTGGACGCCCCGCAGGCCGTCGCCGACCGGATCCAGGGCGTGCTGCGGCGGCCGTTCGCGGTGCACGGCACGCTGGTCCCGGTCCGGGCGAGCATGGGACTGGTGGTGCCGGACCCGGCCGAACCGCTGATCACGTCGGACGTGCTGCTCGGCCGCGCCGACACGTCGATGTACGCGGGCAAGCGGCTCGGCAAGGACACCACGGTGGTGTACCGCCCCTCCGAGGACGGCCCGCCCGACTTCCCCGCGGCCCTGCGCCGCGCGAACGGCGGCATCCCGGCGGGTTTCGGCCTGGTGTTCCAGCCGATCGTCCGGCTGCCGGACGCGAACCCGGTGGCGGTCGAGGCGCTGGCCCGGTGGACCTCGCGCGACGGCACGTCGGTGTCGCCCGAGACGTTCGTCCGCGCGGCCGAGGGCGCGGGCCTCGGCGCGGAGCTGGACGCGCTGGTGCTGGACCTGGCCTGCCGCGAGATCACGGCGGCCGGCGTGGACCTGACGGTGCACGTCAACGTGTGCGCCAGCCGCCTCGGCGCCGAGGCGCTCGAAGAGAGCGTCGGCGCGAGCCTTGCCCGCTACGGACTGCCCGCGGACCGCCTGGTCGTGGAAATCACCGAGACGGTCCCGGTCCCCGACCTCGCCGCGGGCGCCGACGCGATCCGCCGCCTGCAGGCCCTCGGCGTCCGGGTGGCGCTCGACGACTTCGGCGCCGGGTACAGCTCGCTGACCGTGCTGCACGCGCTGCCGGTCGACCTGATCAAACTGGACCGGGCGCTGACGACCGGCGTCCAGCCCGAGCGGGACGCGGCGCTGTGCCGGTCGCTGGTCGGGCTGTGCCGCGACCTCGAGGTGGCGGTGGTCGCCGAGGGCATCGAGACGGCCGAGCAGGCGGAGCTGGTCACCAGGGCGGGCTGCCCGACCGCCCAGGGCTACCGGTTCGGCCACCCGGCCCCGCTGTCGTCGCTCCGCCTGTCGGCCGCCCCGCTCACCGCGAGCTGA
- a CDS encoding MerR family transcriptional regulator, which yields MRIGELAERTGTARRLLRYYEEQGLIIASRGANGYRDYDEPTVDRVLQVRGLLDAGLPTRIIKQILPCLDKPRAIYFPDATPEMLATLEAERDRMARRAECLLRNRDAISEYLDAVREYNRV from the coding sequence ATGCGGATCGGCGAACTGGCGGAACGCACCGGAACCGCGCGCCGGCTCCTCCGGTACTACGAGGAGCAGGGCTTGATCATCGCTTCCCGCGGGGCGAACGGGTACCGGGATTACGACGAGCCGACGGTCGACCGGGTGCTCCAGGTCCGCGGTTTGCTGGATGCCGGGTTGCCGACCCGGATCATCAAGCAGATCCTGCCGTGCCTCGACAAGCCGCGGGCGATTTACTTCCCGGACGCGACGCCGGAGATGCTGGCGACGTTGGAGGCGGAGCGCGACCGGATGGCTCGGCGCGCGGAATGCCTGCTGCGGAACCGGGACGCGATTTCGGAGTATCTGGATGCGGTGCGGGAGTACAACCGCGTTTAG
- a CDS encoding DUF222 domain-containing protein, translated as MDRETVWQADAGALADRLRELLTVVRSAEAEIGAVLVEIESRGVQELFGYRSAARLYEHLADVPRAAAVRTVARAHALHPSRSLDAAPSLAPATGTAALTGGLSTPMIDTIITALTAIPPEHRDTAEADLLAFAADNCHKQVAALGARIMAHLDPDGPEPADTEPATPARELSLRRKRTGTWELSGRFDDETGTRASALLDALAERRHADDGPDLRSPQERYGDAFSDAVDLALDSPELPTQAGERAHVMVAVSLTDLQSGLGTATLGDTGLLSAAEARIHACDCKLIPAVLGSTSEPLDLGRARRLISPGLRRALFLRDRGCAFPGCHRPPRHCQGHHIRHWADGGPTDLTNLVLLCGHHHRLLHRSGWQVRIATDGHPEFLPPRFLDKRRKPRRNNLHQPLPFAA; from the coding sequence GTGGACAGAGAAACGGTGTGGCAAGCGGATGCGGGGGCCTTGGCCGACCGCCTCCGTGAGCTGCTCACCGTCGTACGGTCCGCTGAGGCGGAGATCGGTGCGGTGCTCGTGGAAATCGAGTCCCGCGGGGTGCAGGAACTGTTCGGATACCGTTCTGCGGCGCGGCTTTACGAGCATCTCGCCGACGTCCCCCGCGCTGCCGCCGTACGGACCGTCGCCCGTGCCCACGCCCTGCACCCCAGCCGCTCTCTCGACGCCGCGCCCTCTCTCGCTCCCGCCACCGGTACCGCCGCCCTCACCGGAGGGCTGAGCACCCCGATGATCGACACCATCATCACCGCCCTCACCGCAATCCCTCCGGAGCACCGCGACACCGCCGAAGCAGACCTACTGGCCTTCGCCGCCGACAACTGCCACAAACAAGTCGCCGCGCTCGGTGCCCGGATCATGGCCCACCTCGACCCCGACGGACCCGAGCCTGCGGACACCGAGCCCGCCACCCCCGCTCGCGAACTATCGCTGCGCCGCAAACGCACCGGAACCTGGGAACTGTCCGGCCGCTTCGACGACGAGACCGGCACCCGCGCCAGTGCGCTACTCGACGCGTTGGCCGAACGCCGCCACGCCGACGACGGCCCCGACCTGCGTTCCCCGCAGGAGCGTTACGGCGACGCGTTCTCCGACGCGGTGGACCTGGCCCTCGACTCCCCAGAGCTGCCGACCCAGGCCGGGGAACGCGCCCACGTCATGGTCGCGGTCTCCCTCACCGACCTGCAGTCCGGCCTCGGCACTGCGACCCTCGGCGACACCGGCCTGCTCTCCGCCGCCGAAGCCCGCATCCACGCCTGCGACTGCAAACTCATCCCCGCCGTCCTCGGCAGCACCAGCGAACCCCTCGACCTCGGCCGGGCCCGCCGCCTCATCTCACCCGGCTTGCGCCGGGCACTGTTCCTGCGCGACCGGGGTTGTGCGTTCCCGGGCTGCCACCGCCCACCCCGACATTGCCAAGGCCACCACATCCGCCACTGGGCCGACGGCGGCCCCACCGACCTGACCAACCTCGTCCTGCTCTGCGGACACCACCACCGGCTGCTGCACCGCTCCGGCTGGCAGGTCCGCATCGCCACCGACGGCCACCCCGAGTTCCTCCCGCCACGGTTCCTGGACAAACGCCGAAAACCCCGGCGCAACAACCTGCACCAGCCACTGCCATTCGCAGCCTGA
- a CDS encoding BTAD domain-containing putative transcriptional regulator gives MRFRLLGELAVRAGDRVVELRRPRVQGLLTALLTDLGKVVPADVLAERVWGERLPAHPRNALYSYVSRLRTALGAALITQRSGGYVLSADPETVDLHVFLRLLGEAGASTDDGEKTALLTRALDLWHGEAFGSLDTPWFVNQREALASRRLGAQLDLADLKLRGGRPGDLVPELTALAETHPLDERVRGQLVLALHHAGRQGDALREYDRIRRLLAEELGTDPGAALRQVHERVLRGDPRPRPAAARPVPHQLPAAPASFVGRAGLLAELDRAAETAGPVVISAIGGAGGIGKTWLALHWAAGKLGEFPDGQLYVNLRGFDPVAEPMPVSVAVRGFLHALGVAGAAVPPDPDAQLALYRSLLAGKRVLVVLDNAADSGQAAPLLPGSPTCRVLVTSRNRLGGLVAAHGARPVPLDVLSAREARELLDRQIGRERLDDATAGELIRLCAGLPLALGIVAARAATSPELPPSSLAEELRDQAARLDGLDAGEAGLSLRTVFSWSLRHLTEEASGLFGLLATAPGPDIALPAAAALAARPLAATRKVLRTLENAHLLTRTASGRYRMHDLVRLYASEEAERALPEDVREGALRRVTDFYLQTSWHGHLAIEPLQTPIPIEPPLPGVEPQRFSSQAEAVRWFAAEHACLTATTEGAAARAWHTQVWQLAWLLNEFRARQGQLRERESAGRLALAAAEQLGDVTAQLIAYRIHASASIFAGHPEVALECLPTALALAERAGDRLQQAHLRYVLAGAWEYHSQDYRAELEQCQRIFELIEPDDAPRLYIRALDLVGFCHLQWSDWPQARHWLDRAAAVARKYGDPDGEAHAIGNLGFVALRSGDWPEAVGNLERAVAILTTIGNERHATFFLVGLGDSYRLVGREDDARRVLHDALDRYRAHPEGAQLKEVEACFLALEGLPPDRVMNR, from the coding sequence GTGCGGTTCAGGCTGCTGGGCGAGCTCGCCGTCCGCGCCGGCGACCGGGTCGTGGAGCTCCGGCGCCCCCGCGTCCAGGGGTTGCTCACCGCGCTGCTGACCGACCTGGGCAAGGTGGTGCCCGCCGACGTCCTCGCCGAGCGCGTCTGGGGTGAGCGGCTGCCCGCCCATCCGCGCAATGCCTTGTACAGCTACGTTTCCCGGCTGCGCACGGCACTCGGTGCCGCGCTCATCACGCAGCGCTCGGGCGGCTACGTGCTCTCGGCGGATCCCGAAACCGTCGACCTGCACGTCTTCTTGCGGCTGCTCGGCGAAGCCGGGGCGAGCACCGACGACGGGGAGAAGACGGCGCTGCTGACGCGGGCGCTGGACCTGTGGCACGGCGAGGCGTTCGGCAGCCTGGACACGCCGTGGTTCGTGAACCAGCGGGAGGCGCTGGCGAGCCGCCGCCTCGGCGCGCAGCTGGACCTCGCCGACCTGAAGCTGCGCGGTGGCCGGCCCGGCGACCTCGTGCCCGAGCTGACCGCGCTGGCCGAAACCCACCCGCTGGACGAACGCGTCCGCGGGCAGCTGGTGCTCGCGCTGCACCACGCCGGCCGCCAGGGCGACGCCCTGCGCGAGTACGACCGCATCCGCCGCCTGCTGGCCGAAGAGCTCGGCACCGACCCCGGTGCGGCGCTGCGGCAGGTGCACGAACGGGTGCTGCGCGGCGACCCACGCCCGCGCCCCGCCGCGGCGAGACCGGTCCCCCACCAGCTCCCCGCGGCCCCGGCGTCGTTCGTCGGCCGGGCCGGCCTGCTGGCGGAGCTGGACCGGGCCGCGGAAACCGCGGGCCCGGTGGTGATCTCGGCGATCGGCGGCGCGGGCGGGATCGGGAAGACCTGGCTGGCGCTGCACTGGGCGGCCGGGAAGCTCGGTGAATTCCCGGACGGCCAGCTGTACGTGAACCTGCGCGGCTTCGACCCGGTCGCCGAGCCGATGCCGGTTTCCGTTGCGGTGCGCGGGTTCCTGCACGCGCTGGGCGTGGCCGGCGCCGCGGTGCCGCCGGATCCGGACGCCCAGCTCGCGCTGTACCGCAGCCTGCTGGCGGGAAAGCGCGTTCTCGTCGTGCTCGACAACGCCGCCGACAGCGGGCAGGCCGCCCCGCTGCTGCCCGGCAGCCCCACCTGCCGCGTGCTGGTGACCAGCCGGAACCGGCTCGGCGGGCTCGTCGCGGCGCACGGCGCCCGGCCGGTCCCGCTGGACGTGCTGTCCGCGCGCGAGGCGCGGGAACTGCTCGACCGCCAGATCGGCCGCGAGCGGCTCGACGACGCGACGGCCGGCGAGCTGATCCGGCTGTGCGCCGGGCTGCCGCTCGCGCTGGGCATCGTCGCAGCCCGCGCGGCGACGTCACCGGAACTGCCGCCGTCGTCGCTGGCCGAGGAACTGCGCGACCAGGCGGCGCGGCTGGACGGGCTGGACGCGGGCGAGGCCGGCCTGAGCCTGCGGACGGTGTTCTCGTGGTCCCTGCGCCACCTCACCGAGGAGGCGTCGGGGTTGTTCGGCCTGCTGGCGACCGCCCCCGGCCCCGACATCGCCCTGCCCGCCGCTGCGGCGCTGGCCGCCCGCCCGCTTGCCGCGACGCGGAAGGTGTTGCGCACACTGGAAAACGCGCACCTGCTGACGCGAACGGCGAGCGGCCGCTACCGGATGCACGACCTCGTGCGGCTCTACGCGTCCGAGGAAGCGGAACGGGCGCTGCCGGAAGACGTCCGCGAGGGCGCGTTGCGGCGGGTGACCGACTTCTACCTCCAGACGTCCTGGCACGGCCACCTCGCGATCGAGCCGCTCCAGACGCCGATCCCGATCGAGCCGCCCCTGCCCGGCGTCGAGCCGCAGCGGTTCTCGAGCCAGGCCGAAGCGGTGCGCTGGTTCGCCGCCGAGCACGCCTGCCTGACCGCCACGACCGAAGGGGCGGCGGCGCGCGCCTGGCACACGCAGGTCTGGCAGCTGGCCTGGCTGCTCAACGAATTCCGCGCCCGCCAAGGCCAGCTGCGCGAGCGCGAGTCCGCGGGCCGGCTCGCACTCGCGGCCGCGGAACAGCTCGGCGACGTGACCGCGCAGCTGATCGCGTACCGGATCCACGCCAGCGCAAGCATTTTCGCGGGACACCCCGAAGTCGCGCTCGAGTGCCTGCCGACGGCGCTGGCGCTGGCCGAGCGCGCGGGCGACCGGCTGCAGCAGGCCCACCTGCGCTACGTCCTGGCCGGCGCGTGGGAGTACCACTCGCAGGACTACCGGGCCGAACTCGAGCAGTGCCAACGCATCTTCGAGCTGATCGAGCCGGACGACGCACCCCGCCTCTACATCAGAGCCCTCGACCTGGTCGGCTTCTGCCACTTGCAGTGGAGCGACTGGCCCCAGGCCCGGCACTGGCTCGACCGGGCCGCGGCGGTGGCACGCAAGTACGGCGACCCGGACGGCGAAGCGCACGCCATCGGCAACCTGGGTTTCGTCGCACTGCGCAGCGGGGATTGGCCCGAGGCCGTGGGAAATCTGGAGCGGGCGGTCGCCATCCTGACGACGATCGGCAACGAGCGCCACGCAACGTTCTTCCTCGTCGGCCTCGGCGACAGCTACCGCCTGGTGGGCCGCGAGGACGACGCACGCCGGGTGCTCCACGACGCGCTCGACCGCTACCGGGCCCATCCGGAAGGCGCGCAGCTCAAGGAAGTCGAGGCGTGTTTCCTTGCCCTTGAGGGTTTGCCACCTGATCGAGTGATGAACAGGTGA
- a CDS encoding DUF5709 domain-containing protein, translating to MDDSEDRADDGILDPEDTLDDRDELAEGYSPPERAQATEGWGTTARETAEGESWEARLAREVPDLSSDEDGDGLGDSEDTDGELVDDEVGDVRAGRLVATDEGFGKDSDEELYASDAGIDGGAASAEEAAVHVIDPSRRW from the coding sequence ATGGACGACTCCGAAGACCGCGCCGACGACGGCATCCTCGACCCCGAGGACACATTGGACGACCGCGACGAACTGGCCGAGGGGTACTCCCCGCCGGAACGCGCGCAGGCGACCGAAGGCTGGGGCACCACCGCCCGCGAGACGGCGGAGGGCGAAAGCTGGGAAGCGCGGCTGGCCCGTGAAGTACCGGACCTGTCGTCGGACGAGGACGGCGACGGCCTCGGCGACAGCGAGGACACCGACGGCGAACTGGTGGACGACGAGGTCGGCGACGTGCGCGCGGGCCGGCTGGTCGCCACCGACGAGGGCTTCGGCAAGGACAGCGACGAAGAGCTGTACGCGTCGGACGCGGGCATCGACGGCGGCGCGGCCTCGGCGGAGGAAGCGGCGGTCCACGTGATCGACCCGTCCCGCCGCTGGTGA
- a CDS encoding MFS transporter has product MTISSTRTATAALLALTTAAFVTVLTEALPAGVLPGMSAGLGVGEAAAGQAVTVYALGTALTAVPLAAATSAWPRKRLLLTGVAGFAVANTVTTVSGDYALTMVARFVAGVAAGVVWALLAGYARRLVPGAPGKAIAVVMAGIPLALSLGVPAGTFLGDLLGWRWAFGVMSVLAAVLLAWIAARVPDQPGQADGRFPVRRTLAVPGVAPVLAVTLVFVLAHTVLYTYIASFLADAGLGGSVDVVLLVFGVASMAGIGIVGAVIDRALRALTVLSTLLVAVAAALLALFAGSPVLVYAAVALWGLGWGGVPTLLQTAAGNAGGEAADNAQAVLVTLWNAAMAAGGVAGGVLLDAAGAAAFPWTLLVLLLPVLAVVLGARRHGFPAS; this is encoded by the coding sequence ATGACGATCTCCAGTACCCGGACGGCGACGGCCGCCCTCCTCGCGTTGACCACCGCCGCGTTCGTCACCGTGCTCACCGAGGCGCTGCCCGCTGGGGTGCTGCCCGGGATGAGTGCCGGGCTCGGTGTCGGTGAGGCCGCTGCGGGGCAGGCCGTGACGGTCTACGCGCTCGGGACCGCGCTCACCGCCGTCCCCCTCGCCGCGGCCACCTCGGCCTGGCCGCGCAAACGCTTGCTGCTGACCGGGGTGGCCGGGTTCGCCGTGGCCAACACCGTGACGACGGTGTCGGGGGACTACGCGCTGACGATGGTGGCCCGGTTCGTCGCCGGGGTCGCCGCCGGGGTTGTCTGGGCGTTGCTGGCCGGCTATGCGCGCCGGCTTGTTCCGGGCGCACCGGGGAAGGCGATCGCCGTCGTGATGGCGGGCATTCCCCTGGCGCTTTCGCTGGGCGTCCCGGCCGGGACGTTCCTCGGCGACCTGCTCGGCTGGCGCTGGGCGTTCGGCGTGATGTCGGTGCTCGCGGCCGTGCTGCTGGCCTGGATCGCCGCGCGGGTGCCGGACCAGCCCGGGCAGGCGGACGGCCGGTTCCCGGTCCGGCGCACGCTCGCCGTGCCCGGGGTGGCTCCGGTGCTCGCCGTGACGCTCGTGTTCGTCCTGGCGCACACCGTGCTCTACACCTACATCGCGAGCTTCCTGGCCGACGCCGGGCTGGGCGGTTCGGTCGACGTCGTCCTGCTGGTGTTCGGGGTCGCGTCGATGGCGGGGATCGGGATCGTCGGCGCGGTGATCGACCGGGCGCTGCGGGCGCTGACGGTGCTCAGCACGCTCCTGGTCGCGGTGGCCGCGGCACTCCTGGCGCTGTTCGCGGGCAGCCCGGTGCTGGTCTACGCCGCCGTGGCGCTGTGGGGGCTCGGCTGGGGCGGGGTCCCGACGTTGCTCCAAACGGCCGCCGGGAACGCCGGTGGCGAGGCGGCGGACAACGCGCAGGCCGTGCTCGTCACACTGTGGAACGCGGCGATGGCCGCGGGCGGGGTGGCCGGCGGGGTCCTGCTCGACGCCGCCGGGGCGGCGGCGTTCCCCTGGACGTTGCTGGTGCTCCTGCTGCCGGTGCTGGCCGTGGTGCTCGGCGCGCGGCGGCACGGCTTCCCGGCGTCCTGA
- a CDS encoding cyclase family protein: MPMRRRVLAAGLAGVFGAALSGRTAQAATPPVRLDQLNLVNLSHVNDPATTNVFPGDPPFELDTIATIPDNGYYLQFVREGEHTGTHWGAPGHFNTGEPLADEMDPADLFRPAVKIDVRTKAAHNPDYAVTIDDLKAWERRNGRIPDESVVVLWTGWDAKWGTPAFPNADADDVLHQPGFSIPAVRWLIDTGRLGRRGGTGTDTYSPDVGTDETYTVSKLVYRRHRISLEILANLKALPTTGAWVLAGGPINRKGAGSTATIFGVLPPGVTAG, encoded by the coding sequence ATGCCGATGAGACGCAGGGTGCTGGCCGCGGGGCTGGCCGGGGTGTTCGGCGCCGCGCTTTCCGGGCGGACGGCGCAGGCGGCGACCCCGCCGGTGCGCCTCGACCAGCTGAACCTGGTCAACCTGTCGCACGTCAACGACCCGGCGACGACCAACGTCTTCCCCGGCGACCCGCCCTTCGAGCTGGACACCATCGCCACCATCCCCGACAACGGCTACTACCTGCAGTTCGTCCGCGAGGGCGAGCACACCGGCACGCACTGGGGCGCGCCCGGCCACTTCAACACCGGCGAGCCGCTGGCCGACGAGATGGACCCGGCCGACCTGTTCCGGCCCGCCGTCAAGATCGATGTGAGAACGAAGGCGGCGCACAACCCGGACTACGCGGTGACGATCGACGACCTCAAGGCATGGGAGCGGCGCAACGGCCGCATCCCGGACGAAAGCGTCGTCGTGCTGTGGACCGGCTGGGACGCCAAGTGGGGCACCCCCGCCTTCCCGAACGCCGACGCGGACGACGTGCTGCACCAGCCCGGCTTCTCGATCCCCGCGGTCCGCTGGCTGATCGACACGGGACGGCTGGGCCGCCGCGGCGGCACCGGCACCGACACGTACAGCCCGGACGTCGGCACCGATGAGACGTACACGGTGTCGAAGCTGGTCTACCGGCGCCACCGGATCAGCCTGGAGATCCTGGCCAACCTGAAAGCGCTGCCGACGACGGGGGCGTGGGTGCTGGCGGGCGGCCCGATCAACCGGAAGGGCGCGGGCTCGACGGCGACGATCTTCGGGGTGCTGCCGCCGGGGGTGACGGCGGGCTGA